Proteins from a genomic interval of Caldicellulosiruptor diazotrophicus:
- a CDS encoding glycoside hydrolase family 32 protein: MSKLQQAQKYVEENRNKVNPEFRLKYHMMPEIGWMNDPNGFIYYKGEYHLFYQYYPYDSKWGTPYWGHAKSKDLIIWEHMPIALAPDMYYDVDGCFSGSAIEVDGKLYLMYTGHTNPDPDNPKNIRQVQNMAVSKDGVNFEKIKQNPVISERDLPYIALPQDFRDPMIFKHNDSYYAVIASRNIDGSGQLLLYKSNNLLNWNYVGVIIRSDNKLGKMWECPSLFKLNDMDVLILSVQHLDKNGDKYHNLFSSIYMLGKMDYESWKFICEVVDEIDYGFDFYAPQTLVDDRGRRIMIAWMQVWGRTIPTDCHGHNWAGAMTLPRELRVIDGKLYQIPVDEITKYRKNKISYKDIIVNDKIQLDGIEGQNVELEVEIDAQNANNFGIKVLKGEKEETVMHYDRREGKFIFDRSKSGEQIKNTEGKEDNEQIRKTTVSLKNNILSLRIFIDRCSVEVFIQNGERVMTSTVYPKSTSKSIEFFTDNKIIIKNLNKWDIELGGIK; the protein is encoded by the coding sequence ATGAGTAAGTTACAACAGGCACAAAAATATGTGGAAGAAAACAGAAACAAAGTTAATCCTGAATTTAGATTAAAATATCATATGATGCCAGAAATAGGATGGATGAATGATCCTAATGGCTTTATATATTACAAGGGGGAATATCACTTATTTTATCAATACTATCCATATGACTCAAAGTGGGGAACCCCATACTGGGGGCATGCAAAAAGCAAGGATTTAATAATATGGGAGCATATGCCAATTGCTTTGGCTCCGGATATGTATTATGATGTGGATGGCTGTTTTTCTGGCAGCGCTATAGAAGTAGACGGAAAGTTATACTTGATGTATACGGGTCATACAAATCCAGACCCGGATAATCCAAAAAACATAAGACAAGTACAAAATATGGCTGTATCAAAAGATGGAGTAAATTTTGAAAAAATAAAGCAAAATCCAGTAATAAGCGAAAGGGATTTACCCTACATTGCCTTACCACAAGATTTTAGAGACCCTATGATTTTCAAACACAATGATAGTTACTATGCGGTAATAGCTTCTCGAAACATTGATGGAAGTGGACAACTTTTATTATATAAATCAAACAATTTATTGAATTGGAATTATGTAGGTGTAATAATAAGAAGTGACAATAAGTTGGGGAAAATGTGGGAATGTCCAAGTCTATTTAAGTTAAATGATATGGATGTTCTTATTTTATCAGTTCAACACTTGGATAAAAATGGTGATAAATATCATAATTTGTTCTCAAGTATATATATGCTTGGCAAAATGGATTATGAATCATGGAAATTTATATGTGAAGTGGTGGATGAGATTGACTATGGTTTTGATTTTTATGCTCCTCAAACGCTTGTTGATGATAGAGGAAGGCGAATTATGATTGCGTGGATGCAAGTGTGGGGCCGAACTATTCCTACTGATTGTCACGGGCATAATTGGGCAGGAGCAATGACCTTGCCGAGAGAATTAAGAGTTATCGATGGTAAGTTGTATCAAATACCAGTTGATGAAATAACTAAGTACAGAAAAAATAAAATTAGTTACAAGGATATTATTGTAAACGATAAAATACAATTAGACGGAATTGAAGGGCAAAATGTTGAACTTGAAGTAGAAATAGATGCGCAAAATGCGAACAATTTTGGGATTAAAGTTTTAAAGGGTGAAAAAGAAGAAACTGTAATGCATTATGATAGAAGAGAGGGAAAATTTATCTTTGACAGATCAAAAAGTGGGGAGCAAATAAAAAATACTGAAGGAAAAGAAGATAATGAACAAATTAGAAAGACAACTGTATCATTAAAAAACAATATATTAAGTCTAAGAATTTTTATAGATAGGTGTTCTGTTGAAGTTTTTATTCAAAATGGTGAACGTGTAATGACTTCTACTGTTTATCCAAAATCAACTTCCAAATCGATTGAATTTTTTACAGATAATAAAATAATAATAAAAAATTTGAATAAATGGGATATCGAATTAGGAGGTATCAAATGA
- a CDS encoding GH32 C-terminal domain-containing protein: MFKKYVSRSLVALILIVFVLNIVFSQAYVYANEGSQGETDYPYTIVNPGFETGDMTGWTVIEGGAFGPNSVSDETTWWAEQIPYNQEGKYHLNGWRYPESETGRVRSTTFKLGGVGWITFRLGGGKNVNLCYIQICDADTGEIIARYGNTEFADVNFPHIDQGMRLANMVKYRADLSAYIGRNLYIEIVDNATSDWGLVFADDFQTYYEEIPQDGVLAKNLYRPKKVYVLPNLDFEKGSLEGWTVKGDAFTGSVVNDVYTPSGTKFNQQRFYHVFGLAGANTVEEGNKRKGELISPVFTIYSPTISFLIGGTDDINNVYVALYDANNDKELRRATGTGKEEYTEIVWDVSDLKDKDVYIKVVDNSESGHINVDDFSINVTANSLINPGFETGDLEGWLNVEGETFLNSVTQISTYWGTRLFKQEGTYHLWGFASGGDQLTGVLESNKFILQGDPELYGSGRISFLIGGGNNIDSLYVALVDDSTGKEVFKATGRNDEQYFRVVWDASEYIGRKMFFRIVDKARGGFGHINADDFRINLYPFEIKNGDFHTLDLTGYEVLGNAFTVDEKGVSSIQNKEATGQLKSSVFELAGSGKIEFLVRGDSDIDSLYIALVNLEDGKEVIKATGNGKDTFSKIIWDVKEYLGKNMYIKIVDRSTSGYIGVDDIRAYIPPESLDAKMLISNNGFETGDFSGWLVTGDAFIVSDENIDGKEGKYFAKSELNKIGSIKSQSFKLGGNGEVSFLIGGKGNPNALYVDIYDNNNILLFRKTIEKETLERVKVNLSQYIGRELYIVVVDYDQNGYIKVDDFNVYNRGLIAYWSFDECKGKTAKDEVSKKQDYINYVFNNAVYASPKDPEWRKSGIKGGSLSFDGYSTFITRKAGDIELPRDQLTIEAWVAPRNYEYGDEGKLSAIVNQHNRDKKEGYILGMYRHGTWSFQCGIGDEWVEVWCNDHPLEKYKWNYIVATYDSRESIVRLYYNGQEVASKKTPKNYPINLTKEDFIIGKNNQAVAFAGVFNFNMFSGLIDEIKIYNVALSPEQIKNNFDNYIAQYGSKIPEIPPSDIEIDESKYDGDPHRPQYHAMPPGNWMNESHAPIYYKGKYHLFYQFNPQGPYWHQIHWGHWVSDDMVMWKNVSPALAPEAGNLDPDGCWSGSATYDRDGNPVIFYTAGNDAASPNQRIAIARPADLNDPDLVKWVKYPEPVIVQEKGIGIYGEFRDPFAWYDRESDKWYCLVGSGREDGSQGTALVYVSSDMYHWEYKGHLFDGDVSQYKYLGTVWELPVLLPIGKDKDGNMKYIFLVTPCRGEAKVDVYYWIGRWDKESCRFKPDHIEPRLLDLGGGHLTAQAGFVTPDGRTVLFSIVQNFRTPQAEYESGWAQSNALPVTVSYNVYTQDIDVKPIKELEGLRAQKLADIKDKSIDEANQLIGNIKSDMLEIILEFDKPQNAKKFGIKVRRSPRGEEETLFYYDLNEGAYYVDRNKSSIDPDTRCYGIQGGKVDLNGENVKIHIYIDRSIIESFINYKKKITTRVYPGRIDSLGIQLWADGKIRIKSLEIWQMNARNGEPAKPVYVPNNWDSPKFPYVAENWDSSKYPNVTLPPNHDFSAGNLSGWITEGSAFTDAHVTKEEKFWGTIYFNPSRRIPGGYHLWGFNEKLGGDKLTGTLRTQNFILGGNGKIDFLLSGGKDEEKLYAALVRVRDGKILFKQTGFNYEEYQRIRWDASSYIGEELYFILVDNSTADFGHLNLDDVHIPIKIAEQIPVTSQPAPITYEVTPTPSQQSTPSQQQSQQQPSQQPQQQQQQPVQQPSQTPQQQAQKDIVTVEINPMSKSTIEFDKNIKLEVPQDTIKGFAPQVKIAKVEKLDQDINVGTLIAQPIELSVEKGNIAGNVQLQIKLDAQVVKEDQVAIALIYDAQKGKWLPVATKQEQDKLIVTTNKAGKIAVVAANLEDVFKDVKKENWAYTTFKKAITTGLITGYEDMTLRPDKKVSLAEAAVLAQRAFEVAPKQEGSLPNVPQWASAAIKALIDNSIIETVKDSNAPLTRLDACVIIMKILEQRGINAESAQVAFADVSNLPADKIDYIAKAYSLGIVKGYNDNTFKPQKIITRSEMIVMLIRALEILKM, from the coding sequence ATGTTTAAAAAGTACGTTAGTAGAAGTTTAGTAGCGCTAATTTTAATTGTATTTGTACTTAATATTGTGTTTTCGCAAGCATATGTATACGCTAACGAGGGTTCACAAGGGGAGACAGATTATCCGTATACAATAGTAAATCCGGGATTTGAGACTGGGGACATGACAGGATGGACAGTAATAGAAGGAGGAGCTTTTGGACCCAATAGCGTGTCAGATGAAACAACATGGTGGGCAGAACAAATACCATATAATCAAGAAGGTAAATACCATTTGAATGGTTGGAGGTATCCGGAGTCGGAGACAGGTAGAGTACGATCGACGACATTTAAATTAGGAGGAGTTGGTTGGATAACGTTTAGATTAGGTGGTGGAAAAAATGTAAATCTGTGTTATATACAGATATGCGATGCAGATACTGGTGAGATAATAGCAAGATATGGAAATACAGAATTTGCAGATGTAAACTTCCCTCATATAGATCAGGGAATGAGATTAGCTAACATGGTAAAGTATAGAGCAGATTTATCAGCTTATATAGGACGTAATTTATATATTGAAATAGTAGACAATGCAACTTCAGATTGGGGTTTAGTATTTGCAGATGATTTTCAAACATATTACGAAGAAATTCCTCAAGATGGTGTATTGGCAAAGAATCTATATAGACCAAAAAAAGTTTATGTATTACCTAATTTAGATTTTGAAAAAGGGTCCCTCGAAGGTTGGACAGTTAAAGGTGACGCATTTACAGGGAGTGTTGTAAATGATGTATATACTCCATCTGGCACCAAATTCAACCAACAAAGGTTTTATCATGTTTTTGGTTTGGCTGGAGCAAATACAGTTGAGGAAGGGAATAAGCGAAAGGGAGAGCTCATATCGCCAGTATTTACCATTTATAGCCCCACTATAAGTTTTCTAATTGGTGGAACTGATGATATTAATAATGTTTATGTTGCATTATATGATGCAAATAACGATAAAGAATTGAGAAGAGCTACTGGAACTGGGAAAGAAGAATATACAGAAATAGTTTGGGATGTTTCTGATTTGAAAGATAAAGATGTGTATATAAAAGTTGTTGATAATTCAGAAAGTGGTCATATAAATGTTGATGACTTTAGTATTAATGTTACCGCAAATTCATTGATAAACCCTGGCTTTGAAACAGGAGACTTAGAAGGATGGTTAAATGTAGAGGGTGAAACATTTTTAAATTCAGTGACTCAAATTTCAACTTATTGGGGGACGAGGTTATTTAAGCAAGAAGGAACATATCACTTATGGGGGTTTGCGTCTGGTGGAGATCAACTCACGGGTGTATTAGAATCGAACAAGTTTATACTTCAAGGTGATCCTGAATTATATGGTAGTGGACGAATAAGCTTCCTTATTGGTGGAGGAAATAATATAGATAGTTTATATGTTGCACTGGTTGATGATTCAACAGGTAAAGAAGTATTTAAAGCAACAGGTAGAAATGATGAACAATATTTTAGAGTAGTTTGGGATGCCTCAGAATATATTGGCAGAAAAATGTTCTTCAGAATTGTAGATAAGGCTAGGGGAGGATTTGGACATATAAATGCCGATGATTTTAGAATTAATTTATATCCTTTTGAAATAAAAAATGGAGATTTTCATACATTAGATTTAACTGGGTATGAAGTTTTAGGTAATGCATTTACTGTAGATGAAAAAGGTGTATCAAGTATACAAAATAAAGAAGCTACTGGGCAATTGAAGAGTTCTGTATTTGAATTAGCAGGGAGTGGAAAAATTGAGTTTTTAGTAAGAGGAGACAGTGACATAGATAGTTTATATATAGCACTTGTTAATTTAGAAGATGGTAAAGAAGTTATTAAAGCTACTGGGAATGGGAAAGATACATTCTCGAAAATAATATGGGATGTAAAAGAATATTTAGGCAAAAATATGTATATAAAGATTGTTGATAGAAGTACGAGTGGTTATATTGGAGTAGACGATATAAGAGCATATATTCCGCCTGAAAGTTTAGATGCAAAAATGTTAATATCTAATAATGGATTTGAAACAGGAGACTTTTCGGGTTGGCTGGTTACTGGTGATGCTTTTATTGTGTCAGACGAAAACATTGATGGGAAGGAAGGAAAATACTTTGCTAAATCTGAATTGAATAAAATTGGAAGTATTAAGTCTCAATCGTTTAAGTTAGGAGGAAATGGTGAAGTTAGTTTTTTAATTGGTGGCAAAGGTAATCCAAATGCATTATATGTTGATATTTACGACAATAATAATATATTGTTGTTTAGAAAAACCATAGAGAAAGAAACATTGGAGAGAGTCAAGGTGAATTTATCACAGTATATCGGACGTGAGCTTTATATAGTTGTAGTTGATTATGATCAGAACGGTTATATAAAAGTTGATGATTTCAATGTATATAACAGAGGTTTGATAGCTTATTGGAGTTTTGATGAATGTAAAGGGAAAACAGCTAAAGATGAGGTAAGTAAGAAACAGGATTATATTAATTATGTTTTCAATAATGCTGTTTACGCAAGTCCAAAAGATCCAGAATGGCGTAAAAGCGGAATTAAAGGAGGTTCACTATCATTTGATGGATATTCTACCTTTATAACCCGTAAAGCAGGAGATATAGAGTTACCGAGAGATCAATTAACAATAGAAGCATGGGTTGCTCCACGCAACTATGAATATGGAGACGAAGGAAAATTATCAGCTATTGTAAATCAGCATAATAGAGATAAAAAAGAAGGTTATATTCTTGGCATGTACAGACATGGTACGTGGTCTTTCCAATGTGGGATAGGAGATGAATGGGTTGAAGTGTGGTGTAACGATCATCCATTAGAAAAATATAAATGGAATTATATTGTTGCGACTTATGATTCAAGAGAATCAATTGTACGATTGTATTATAACGGTCAAGAAGTAGCATCGAAGAAAACACCTAAAAATTATCCCATTAATTTAACTAAAGAGGATTTCATTATTGGTAAAAACAATCAAGCAGTTGCTTTTGCAGGTGTCTTTAATTTCAATATGTTCTCGGGATTAATTGATGAAATAAAGATTTATAATGTGGCTCTTTCTCCAGAACAAATAAAGAATAATTTTGATAATTATATTGCACAATATGGTAGTAAAATACCAGAAATACCTCCAAGCGATATTGAAATAGATGAAAGTAAATATGATGGCGATCCACATAGACCTCAATATCATGCGATGCCTCCCGGCAACTGGATGAATGAATCACATGCTCCAATTTATTATAAAGGAAAGTATCATTTATTTTATCAATTTAACCCTCAAGGACCTTACTGGCATCAAATACATTGGGGCCATTGGGTAAGTGATGATATGGTAATGTGGAAAAATGTAAGTCCAGCGTTAGCTCCAGAAGCAGGCAATTTAGATCCAGACGGATGTTGGTCTGGTAGCGCAACTTATGATAGGGATGGTAATCCAGTTATCTTTTATACTGCTGGAAATGACGCTGCTTCGCCTAATCAAAGAATAGCAATTGCGAGACCAGCTGATCTTAATGATCCTGATTTGGTAAAATGGGTAAAGTATCCTGAGCCAGTAATAGTACAAGAAAAAGGAATAGGTATATATGGTGAGTTTAGAGACCCATTTGCATGGTATGATAGAGAGTCTGATAAATGGTATTGTTTAGTAGGTTCAGGCAGAGAAGATGGAAGTCAAGGTACTGCATTGGTTTATGTTTCAAGTGATATGTATCATTGGGAATATAAAGGGCATTTATTTGATGGGGATGTTTCGCAATATAAATACCTTGGTACTGTATGGGAATTACCTGTATTGCTTCCTATTGGCAAGGATAAAGATGGGAATATGAAGTATATCTTCTTAGTTACTCCATGTAGAGGTGAAGCAAAAGTTGATGTTTATTACTGGATAGGAAGATGGGATAAAGAAAGTTGTAGATTTAAACCTGACCACATTGAACCAAGGTTGTTGGATTTAGGTGGTGGTCATTTAACAGCACAAGCAGGTTTTGTAACTCCTGATGGTAGGACTGTGCTATTTTCTATTGTACAGAATTTCAGAACACCACAAGCTGAATACGAATCTGGTTGGGCACAATCCAATGCATTACCAGTAACAGTAAGCTATAATGTTTATACTCAAGATATTGATGTTAAACCAATAAAAGAACTTGAAGGATTAAGAGCACAAAAACTAGCAGATATAAAAGATAAATCAATTGATGAAGCTAATCAATTAATCGGCAATATAAAAAGTGATATGCTTGAAATTATCCTTGAATTTGATAAACCTCAAAATGCCAAAAAATTTGGTATAAAGGTTCGCCGATCTCCAAGGGGAGAAGAGGAAACTTTATTCTATTATGATCTGAATGAAGGTGCTTACTATGTTGATAGGAATAAGTCAAGTATTGACCCTGATACGAGATGTTATGGAATACAAGGAGGAAAAGTTGATTTAAACGGAGAGAATGTAAAAATTCACATTTATATTGATCGTTCAATAATTGAATCATTTATTAATTATAAAAAGAAAATAACAACAAGAGTATATCCAGGACGAATCGATTCGCTTGGCATACAACTTTGGGCAGACGGAAAAATAAGAATTAAATCATTAGAGATTTGGCAAATGAATGCTCGAAATGGAGAACCAGCTAAGCCAGTATATGTTCCTAATAATTGGGATTCTCCTAAATTTCCGTATGTGGCGGAGAATTGGGATTCTTCGAAATATCCAAATGTTACGTTACCTCCAAATCATGATTTTTCAGCTGGGAATTTATCAGGTTGGATAACAGAAGGCAGTGCTTTTACTGATGCACATGTAACAAAAGAGGAAAAATTCTGGGGAACAATTTATTTTAATCCATCACGAAGGATACCAGGAGGATATCATTTATGGGGATTTAATGAAAAACTTGGTGGTGACAAATTAACTGGGACTCTTAGAACTCAGAATTTTATTCTTGGTGGAAATGGCAAAATAGACTTTCTATTAAGTGGTGGTAAAGACGAAGAAAAATTGTATGCTGCATTGGTACGTGTAAGAGATGGTAAAATTCTATTTAAACAAACTGGATTTAATTATGAAGAGTATCAAAGAATTAGATGGGATGCTTCTTCGTATATTGGTGAGGAGTTGTACTTTATATTAGTTGATAACAGTACTGCTGATTTTGGTCATCTTAACTTAGATGATGTTCATATACCTATAAAGATTGCTGAACAGATTCCAGTAACATCACAACCAGCACCAATAACATATGAAGTGACACCGACTCCATCACAGCAATCAACCCCATCACAGCAGCAGTCTCAGCAACAACCGTCACAGCAACCACAACAACAGCAACAGCAGCCAGTGCAACAGCCATCTCAAACACCGCAACAGCAAGCCCAAAAAGACATTGTCACAGTTGAAATTAATCCAATGTCAAAGTCTACTATTGAATTTGACAAGAACATTAAACTTGAGGTTCCACAGGATACTATTAAAGGGTTTGCACCTCAGGTTAAAATAGCAAAGGTTGAAAAACTTGACCAGGATATTAATGTAGGAACTTTAATTGCTCAGCCAATTGAGCTTTCGGTTGAAAAAGGGAACATAGCAGGAAATGTTCAGCTGCAAATAAAACTTGATGCTCAGGTTGTTAAAGAAGACCAGGTTGCAATTGCACTTATTTACGATGCACAGAAAGGTAAGTGGTTACCTGTTGCAACAAAGCAGGAGCAAGATAAGCTTATTGTTACTACAAACAAAGCTGGCAAAATTGCAGTTGTTGCAGCAAACTTAGAAGATGTATTCAAGGATGTAAAGAAAGAAAATTGGGCATATACTACATTTAAGAAGGCAATCACAACCGGACTTATTACAGGATATGAAGATATGACATTAAGACCTGACAAGAAAGTTTCACTTGCTGAGGCAGCAGTACTTGCTCAAAGAGCGTTTGAAGTTGCACCAAAGCAAGAAGGAAGTCTGCCAAATGTTCCTCAGTGGGCAAGCGCAGCTATCAAAGCGTTAATTGACAATAGTATTATTGAGACAGTTAAAGATTCAAATGCACCGCTTACAAGACTGGATGCTTGCGTAATAATAATGAAGATACTTGAGCAAAGGGGTATAAATGCTGAATCAGCTCAGGTTGCATTTGCTGATGTATCTAACTTGCCAGCTGACAAAATAGATTACATTGCAAAGGCATACAGTTTGGGCATTGTTAAAGGATATAATGACAATACATTTAAACCACAAAAAATTATCACACGTTCAGAAATGATAGTAATGTTAATAAGGGCACTTGAAATATTGAAAATGTGA
- a CDS encoding carbohydrate kinase family protein has translation MKRVYTIGEILIDFVSDEINTHLKNVGTFRKTPGGAPANVAATVAKLGGESILITKIGIDPFGDYLLETLQNAGVNIDYIQKTNLANTGIVFVSLKDNGEREFFFYNRIRADLLLDKDEIDPSWFKKGDILHFCSVDLVDAPVRYAHLKAIESIKQAKGFVSFDPNVRLQLWNNKKEYKETILMFLKYADILKISEDEVEFITNIKDIQRAAQWILTTFDNLKILIITRGQNGCLAYFNSKQIEVEGYKVKAIDTTGAGDSFIGAFLYMLSKEELNITEMTESQIREYLKFSNAVAALTTMKKGAISALPSLENVNRFISFGVYE, from the coding sequence ATGAAAAGAGTATATACGATTGGTGAAATCTTAATAGACTTTGTATCTGACGAAATTAATACCCACCTAAAAAATGTTGGTACATTTAGAAAAACTCCAGGAGGAGCACCTGCCAATGTTGCTGCAACTGTAGCTAAATTAGGTGGGGAAAGTATATTAATTACTAAGATTGGTATTGACCCATTTGGGGATTACTTATTAGAAACATTACAGAATGCGGGAGTGAATATTGATTACATACAAAAAACAAATTTAGCTAATACAGGTATAGTTTTTGTTTCCTTAAAGGACAATGGCGAAAGAGAATTTTTCTTCTATAACAGGATTAGAGCTGACCTATTATTAGATAAAGATGAAATTGACCCTTCGTGGTTTAAGAAGGGAGATATCCTCCACTTTTGCTCGGTTGATTTAGTAGATGCACCAGTTAGATATGCTCATTTAAAAGCAATAGAATCTATTAAACAAGCGAAAGGATTTGTCTCATTTGATCCTAATGTGAGATTGCAATTGTGGAATAATAAAAAAGAGTACAAAGAGACAATACTGATGTTTCTAAAGTATGCTGATATATTGAAAATAAGTGAGGATGAAGTGGAGTTTATTACTAATATTAAAGATATACAAAGAGCTGCACAATGGATATTGACTACGTTCGATAATTTAAAAATTTTGATAATTACAAGAGGACAAAACGGTTGTTTAGCTTATTTTAATAGTAAACAAATAGAAGTTGAAGGGTATAAGGTTAAAGCAATTGATACAACTGGCGCAGGGGATTCTTTTATTGGGGCTTTCTTATATATGTTGTCTAAAGAAGAGCTAAATATTACCGAAATGACTGAAAGTCAAATAAGAGAGTATTTAAAATTTTCTAATGCAGTTGCTGCCTTGACTACTATGAAGAAAGGAGCAATTAGTGCATTACCTTCTTTAGAAAATGTTAATAGGTTTATTTCGTTTGGTGTGTATGAATAA
- a CDS encoding GH32 C-terminal domain-containing protein, whose amino-acid sequence MSLISYWSFDETKGYVVKNEVTGKENYINYVFNNAKFKRPSCPERRPGIKGNSLLFDGFSTWIEDDEGIMKRKIEEITIEAWIMSRCYEYSEDNEITAIINQHNNEKIQGFIFGLKKFNELAFKVAINKEWYEVSSYEKTIPLHIWTYVAAVFNGKKGYMELYINGERVAYREVPKISQITPTDESLVIGKTNNSKKLDECEISCFCGLIDELKVYNEALNENQIKGIYNQYILELNGKLPNTYIEIDRKIYNGDKHRPVYHLIAPGCWMNEPHAPLYFKGKYHIFFQHNPHGPIWRQIHWGHLISDDMIHWKDLPWALIPEKGKIDENGCWSGSAIVDNEKPIIVYTAIDPNTKAQCITLAMSTYSDDEDIELKKWVKLGKPIIKQDMTIETEKGKMHFNHFRDPFIWKEDGIYYALVGTGFQKDGESTGGAALLYISTDLYHWEYKKPFYVGNYNKYPKTGEIWELPVFLPIGKDKEGNTKYIFLVNPYFLDSNNIYSNRYVWYWIGTWDKNTLSFVPDSEKPDLFDLGEHFTGPSGFVDPKGRTIIFSITQGRRPRKDEYLSGWAHNAGLPIHIYLREDGKLGLDVISEIKSLRKKEYINIRDVPLKQANKMIEFIKDDCIEIELEIEKGEANEVGINVRRSPDGLEETCICYKSSTKEIFIDRTKSTLNKEYETGIQGGFIDINEDTLKLHIFLDKSMIEVFINNLKVLTSRIYPVRNDSLGLLLRANDKVDTVKIKKLIIWQMKAIFE is encoded by the coding sequence ATGTCATTAATTTCATATTGGTCATTTGATGAAACAAAAGGGTATGTGGTCAAAAATGAAGTAACAGGCAAGGAAAACTATATAAACTATGTATTTAATAACGCGAAATTTAAAAGACCATCATGTCCAGAAAGGCGACCTGGTATCAAAGGTAATTCGCTGCTTTTTGATGGCTTTTCTACGTGGATTGAGGATGATGAAGGAATAATGAAAAGAAAAATTGAAGAAATAACTATTGAAGCATGGATTATGTCAAGATGTTATGAATATAGTGAGGATAATGAAATAACTGCTATAATTAATCAACATAATAATGAAAAAATTCAAGGGTTTATTTTTGGTTTAAAAAAGTTTAATGAATTGGCTTTTAAAGTGGCAATTAATAAGGAATGGTATGAGGTTAGTAGTTATGAAAAAACAATACCTTTACATATATGGACTTATGTTGCAGCGGTCTTCAATGGAAAAAAAGGATACATGGAATTGTACATAAATGGCGAAAGAGTTGCTTATAGAGAGGTACCCAAGATTTCTCAAATTACACCAACTGATGAAAGTCTGGTGATTGGGAAAACAAATAATTCAAAGAAGTTGGACGAGTGTGAGATAAGTTGTTTTTGTGGACTTATAGATGAATTGAAAGTATATAATGAAGCCTTAAATGAAAATCAGATAAAGGGGATTTATAACCAGTACATTTTAGAACTGAATGGTAAGCTACCAAATACATATATAGAGATAGATAGAAAAATTTATAATGGTGATAAACACAGACCAGTTTATCACTTAATTGCTCCAGGATGTTGGATGAATGAGCCACATGCGCCATTATACTTTAAGGGGAAATACCATATCTTTTTTCAACATAATCCGCATGGACCTATCTGGAGACAAATTCATTGGGGGCATTTAATAAGCGATGATATGATACATTGGAAGGATTTACCATGGGCATTAATACCTGAGAAAGGCAAAATTGATGAGAATGGCTGCTGGTCAGGCTCAGCAATTGTTGATAATGAGAAGCCTATCATTGTATATACAGCAATTGATCCCAATACTAAAGCACAGTGTATTACTTTAGCAATGAGTACTTATAGTGATGATGAAGATATTGAATTAAAAAAATGGGTTAAATTAGGGAAACCAATAATTAAACAGGATATGACTATAGAAACTGAGAAAGGGAAAATGCATTTTAATCATTTTAGGGATCCTTTTATTTGGAAAGAAGATGGAATATACTATGCGCTTGTAGGTACTGGATTTCAGAAAGATGGGGAAAGTACAGGGGGAGCAGCCTTATTATATATTTCTACAGATTTGTATCATTGGGAATACAAGAAACCTTTTTATGTTGGAAATTACAATAAGTACCCAAAGACGGGTGAGATATGGGAGTTACCTGTATTTTTGCCAATAGGAAAAGATAAAGAGGGTAATACAAAATATATTTTTCTTGTAAATCCATATTTTCTTGACTCTAATAATATATATAGCAATAGGTACGTGTGGTATTGGATTGGTACCTGGGATAAAAATACTTTATCATTTGTTCCTGATAGTGAAAAGCCTGACCTATTTGATTTGGGTGAACATTTTACAGGCCCAAGTGGGTTTGTTGACCCTAAGGGACGAACAATTATATTTAGTATAACACAGGGTAGAAGGCCAAGAAAAGATGAGTATTTATCAGGATGGGCTCATAATGCAGGATTACCAATACATATTTATTTAAGGGAAGATGGGAAATTAGGGTTAGATGTAATTTCTGAAATAAAATCTTTAAGAAAAAAGGAGTACATAAACATAAGAGATGTACCTCTAAAACAAGCGAATAAGATGATTGAATTTATTAAAGATGATTGTATAGAAATTGAACTTGAAATCGAAAAAGGGGAAGCAAATGAAGTTGGAATTAATGTAAGAAGGTCTCCAGACGGGTTGGAAGAAACCTGTATATGTTATAAAAGCAGTACAAAAGAAATATTTATAGACAGGACAAAATCAACTTTGAACAAAGAATATGAAACAGGAATCCAAGGTGGATTTATTGATATAAATGAGGATACATTAAAATTACACATATTTTTAGATAAGTCAATGATTGAGGTTTTTATAAACAATCTTAAAGTTTTGACATCAAGGATTTATCCTGTAAGAAATGATTCTTTAGGATTGTTATTAAGGGCTAATGATAAGGTTGATACAGTGAAAATTAAAAAACTAATAATTTGGCAAATGAAAGCGATATTTGAATAA